The segment TGGTGCTGTCGGATATGTGAATGGTTTGTCCCATGCAATGATGTGTTCGAAGTCGTATGAGAATGGATCTGTTGAGTATATTTCTCGAAGTTCTGAGTGTGTCAGTAATATGCGTGAGGTCACTGTTCTCTCCTTTTGGGTGGGTCTCGGAGAGAAAGGTGTACGGTTTGTTGTTCGGGGTGAATCTGGAAGTAATGCCCTGATGTGCTTGTTCAGGTTGGTGCTGTTCGGTCACGTTCAAGGTGATGGGAATTTAAACTTGTAGGGCGTTAATTGAGGGTGGGCTATCAAACATTTCGAAGTGGTCGGTTTTATTCTGGCGCGCTAGCAGGTGTTAGGGTTTAGGTATTCAGGGGCAGCTGAGTAAATACGCGAGATGCCCAGGGGAGCACCTGGCAGCCCTGACGCAATCACCTGAAAAGGGGGGAATACTGGACGATGTGCTTATTCACGGTCGCTCGAGAACAGACAGCAAGGTAAATGGCTGACGGAGCGATGGATGGCACCGGCTTTGCCGGTGTTCGCGGGTAAACCCGCTCCCACAGGGGCTGCATCACCTTCAGGCTTGCGCTGAACCTGTAGGAGCCGGCTTGCCGGCGATGAGGCCGGTACCGGCAGTGCAAGGCTGACGGGCCTCATCGCAGGCAAGCCTGCTCCTACAGAGACCGCGTGGCTCTGCTGTGAAAACCCGCTCCGGCCTTACGGGTGAAAGGTCTTCCCCAGCGCATCCAGCCGGCTGGCGATTGGCGGCAGCCTGCGGCTGCTGGACGCCAAAGTCTCCATGTCCTGGGCGGTGCCGCTGGCAATTCCCTGCACCGACTGCAAGCGCTCGACGATCTCCTGGCTGACCGCCGACTGCTCGCGGGTGGTGGTAACGATCTGCCCGTTGAGTGTGTCGATCTGCGCAATGTCGCGGCTCACCGCCAGCAGCATCGCCGCCGCCAGCTGGCTGTCCTCGACGCAGCGTTCCACCCCTTGGCGGCTGTCGTGCATGGCCTCCACCGCCTGCCGGCTGCCTTGCTGCAGGGCCTGGATGATCGCCCTGATTTCCTGGGTGGAAACCGCGGTACGCTTGGCCAGGTTGCGCACCTCGTCGGCCACCACGGCAAAGCCGCGCCCCTGGTCGCCGGCACGGGCGGCCTCGATGGCGGCGTTCAGCGCCAGCAGGTTGGTCTGCTCGGCAATGCTGCTGATCACCTCCAGCACGGTACCGATCTGCTGCGCCTGCCCGGCCAGGGCCTCGACGGTGTCGTTGGTGGCCTGCAGGTGCGAGGCCAGCTGGGTGATTTCCTGCTGGGCGCGGTTGACGCTGTCCTGGCCGCGGCTTACTTGCGCGCTGGCCTGGCCTGCATGTTCGGCGGCGTGCTCGACGTGCTCGGCAATGTGGCCCATGGCATCGCCCATCTGCTGCATGCAGCCGGTTACCTGGGCGATTTCGTTCAGCTGGTGGCGGGCGCCTTTTTCCAGGGTGCTGCTGGTCTTGGCCAGCTCCTGGCCCAGTTCGCCCAAGCCTTGCGAGTCGCGCACCACGCCATCCACCAGGTCGGTGATCTGGCCGAGAAAGTGCTCGAAGCGCTGGGCCAGCGGGACGTGCGCCGCACCTTCGTTGGTGGTTTCGCGGGTGAGTTGCGAGGTGGTCAGCAGCATCTTGTCGAGCAAGTCCTGGCTCTCTTCGGCGTCCAGGCGAGCGTGCACGGCCAGGTACAACAGGGCAATGGTCTCCATCACCACGTAGAACGCATGCACCATCACCATCCCCCAGCCGCCATGGTGAGCCATGACGAACACCGGGTAGCCCTGGTGTTGCAGCATATGGAAGATCACGTGGTGCAGGGCGATGGTCAGCGCCGCCACCAGAATCGGCAGCCAGTCACGGTAGAAGGTCAGTACCGCCAGCAGGGCGAAGATGCCGAAGTGCGATTCGATCATGCCCTCGGCCTGGTTGATGTGCAGCGCCGCCATGACCATCAGGCCGACCGCCAGGCAACAACGCATCGGGCGGGTACCGCCGATGGTGCGGTACAGCCCGCTCAGTGCAAGGCATGTAGCGCCGCCGACCACGAGGGATTGAATGAGGGTGTCGTGCCAGAAAGCCAGGGCCAGCGAGAACACCAGCATCAGCCAGGTCAGGCCGAGCATGATCCGGTCGGCCTTGCGGTAGTGCGGGTAAAAGCGGGTGGTGTGGGGCATGGGCGCGGCTCCGTGGGGTCATGCAGAGCGTAGCCGTTTGCCACTATTGTTCCAGGGAGGGCATGCGAATGGGTGTGTGGTGCAGCAAGGGCTTCTTCTGTAGGAGCCGGCTTGCCGGCGATAGGGCCCGTATTCACAACCACGCATTGCGGCCCTTGCCACTGGCCTCATCGCCGGCAAGCCGGCTCCTACACGGGGACGGTGCCTAAATTACAACCCACCCCGGCGCACATGCTTGACCATCACCTTCTCCAGCAACTCCCACATCGCAGGGTCGGTACTGAACGCCACGTTGAAGCGCATCCACCCGGTCGCCTTGGCATCGACCATGAACAACTGCCCGGGCCCGAGCATGATGCCTTTTTCCAGCGCGTCATCCAGCAGCGCGGTGCTGTCGGGGATGGCTGGGTGGCGGGTCCAGATGTACATGCCTTCGTCGGACTCGATGAACAGCTCGAAGCCCAGCCGGTGCAGGTGCCGGCCGACTTCCTGGTGGGCGTCGGCCAGGCGCTGGCGCAGGCGCTTGAGGTGCTTGCGCCAGCGCCCGTCAATGATCGCGGCGTACACCACCCGCTCCATCACCTGTGAGGTGGTCAGGCCCGAGCGCATCTTCAGGTGCAGCAACTTTTGGGTGAGCTCGGGGTTGGCCAGCAGGTAACCCACCCGCACGTTGGGCGAGATGCTTTTCGAGTAGCTGCCGACATACACCACCTGCTGCAGGTGGTCGAGGCTGGCCAGGCATGGCAGCGGGTCGGCGATCATGTCGGCGTACAGGTTGTTCTCCACCAGCCGGAAGCCGTGCTGGCTGGCCAACTGCAGCAGGCGGTGCAACTGCGCCAGCGGGGTGCGCGAGCAGGTCGGGCTGTGCAGGTGCGGCTGGGTGAAGAATGCCGTGGGGCGGTGGTGGGCCAGCAGGCGCTCGAGCTGGTCGAGGTCGTAGCCGGCCGGGGTGCGTGGCACACCTACCAGGGTGGCGCCCTGGGTGCGCAGGATGCTCATCAGGTTGGGGTAGCCGGGGTCGTCCACCAGCACCACGTCGCCCGGGCGCACCAGGGTGCGCACCGCCAGGTCCAGGGCCTGGCTGGCGCCGTGGGTCAGCATCAGCTGCGCCGGGTTGGCGACGATTGACAGCTCCTGGGTGAGGTTTTGCGCAGTCAGCGCGCGCAGCTCGGGCAGGCCCATGGGGTCGCCGTAGCCAGACAGCTCCAGCGGGCTGCCGGCCACCTGGCGCATGCCGCGGCGCAGGCCTTCTTCGTACATCCAGTCATTGGGCAACCAGCCGCAGCCGGGTTTGTAGGGGAGCTGACGGGTCTCGAAGATCTGTTGCAGGTACCACTCGGAGTTGAACGTCGGGCGCGAGGTGTCGGCCTCGACGTTCTGGCTGTCCAGCAGCTCGTTCGCCGCACGATTGACGAAGAACCCCGCATTGCCCTTGCTCACCAGCAGGCCCTGGGCCACCAGCCGGTCGTAGGCTTCCACCACGGTGAAGGTGCTCACCGAATAGGTGGACGCGAAGGCACGGATCGACGGCACCTTCGCGCCGGGCTTGAGGGTCTGGTTGTCGATCAGTTCGCGCAACCCGTCGATGATCTGGTTGACCAGCGGGGTAGGGGAGTCCGGGTGTAGCTGGAGCATTCGGGTGCCTTCAGGGGTGCGTATCGCCAAGCGCCTGCAGGGTGTATTGCATTGGCGGCCTGTACAGTGCAGTGCGGATTTCATGCCACTGTGCATGGCTCTCTGTGTCAGACATTTTTACATTACGTGTCAGATATATCCAACACAGCGCGTACCAGCGTCATGAACAATCACAACATCGCTGCATTACCGTCGAGGCATGCCTCGCACCTTCTTTCTGCCCGGTCGGCCGCCTTCGGCCCGGCCCCAGCATGGTTCAGTTCGTTCAGGGGGCAACCTCTGACGGCGTAAGCAGGCCGCCACGGATGGCCTGCGTGTGCCTTTGCACACCTCCCTGCCCGCACCAGCACTGATGTACAGGTGAGACCGATAACCATCGGGGTTTCACAGTTTTCCTTGGATAAAAAGAAGCACGGGGTACACAACTGATGGACGCAACATCTACATCCACTGCGAAAGGCGAGCACGAGAGTAAACTCAGTGCTTCGTTGAAATCGCGTCACCTGACCATGATGTCGATCGCCGGGGTGATCGGCGGCGCACTGTTCGTCGGGTCCGGCAGCGTCATCCACAGCGCCGGCCCTGCTGCGGTGCTGGCCTACCTGGCAGGCGGCATCCTGGTGGTGCTGATCATGCGCATGCTCGGTGAAATGGCGACTTCCTCGCCAGACACCGGCTCGTTCTCCACCTACGCCGACCGCGCCATCGGCCGCTGGGCCGGCTTCACCATCGGCTGGCTGTACTGGTGGTACTGGGTGATCCTGATGGCCTGGGAAGCCTATGTCGCCGGCAAGATCCTGCACGGCTTCTTCCCTGACGTCAGCGTCAACGTGTTCGTGCTGGCCACCACGATGGTGCTGATCACCGTCAACTTCTTCAACGTCAAGCACTACGGCGAGTTCGAGTTCTGGTTCGCGTTGATCAAGGTGGTGGCGATCGTCTGCTTCCTGATCGTCTGTACTGCGGCGGTGATGAACATCTGGCAGTTCGGTGAAGTACGTGGCATCACCCACCTGACCGCCGAAGGCTTCATGCCCAACGGCATCACCACGGTGATCGGTGCCTTGCTCGGTGTGATGTTCGCCTTCCTGGGCGCCGAAATCGTCACCATCGCGGCCTCCGAAGCCAAGGACCCGGCCACCCAGATCGTCAAGGCCACCAACTCGGTGGTATGGCGCGTGTGCCTGTTCTATGTCGGCTCGATCTTCCTGATCGTCTGCCTGGTGCCGTGGAACGACCCGCAACTGGGCGTCTCCGGTTATGGCGCCTACCGCCGCACCCTGGAGCTGCTGGGCGTGCCCCACGCCGAGCTGCTGATGAACTTCGTGGTGCTGACCTCGGTGAGCAGCTGCCTGATCTCCGGCCACTACACCGCCTCGCGCATGCTGTTCTCCCTGGCCCAGCGTGGCGATGCGCCGTCGTTCTTCAAGATCACCCGCGCCGGCACTGGTGTACCGGTGTACGCGATCATCGGCTCCTGCGCCGTTGCCGTGGTGTGCGCGCTGATCAACTTCAGCGAGACCCTGCGCCCGAAAGACGTGCTGGAGACCCTGATGAACACCACCGGCATGATCGCCCTGCTGGTGTACCTGGTGATCGCCTTCTCGCAGCTGCGCATGCGCCGCAAGCTGATCGCCGAAGGCAAGGAAGTGCGCCTGAAGATGTGGCTGTTCCCGTGGCTGACCTACCTGGTGATCGCCTTCATCGTGGCGGCCCTGGTGACCATGGCGTTCATGCCTGACTACCAGATCCTGGTGATCTCCACCGGCATTGCGGCGGCTGTCGTAGTGGCGATGGGTGTGGTGCATCAGGTTCGTAGCGCCAAGCAACAGCACTAAGCGCTATTGCGTTGCCGGAAACGGCCGGGCCCTTCGCGGGGCCCGGCCGTTTTGCGTTTCAGGGGCTGGGGTGTACCGGGCCTGAGGCATCGAAACTCAGGGCGTCGGCTGCGCCCAGGTGAATCTGCCGGCTGCCGCTTTGCAGCACGGCGCTGCCGGCCTGCACGCTGACCTGGGTCTGTTCGGGCAAGCGGTCCAGGGTCAGCTGCGCGGTGTGGATGGCCAGGGTGCCGTGGTCGGTGACCAGCAGCAGCGGGCGTGGGTCGCTGGCGGCCACCTCCAGGTAGATGCCGCCGGTGAGCACGGTCAGGCGCCGTTGCTGCGGGCTGTACTCGATATCCACCGCCGTGTCGGGGCGTAACACCAACAAGCTGCCGTCTTCCAGGTGGCGGCTGATCTGCTGCTGGCTGTCGGTGCTCAGGTCGGCCAGTTCGAAGCGCTGGCGCATCCACGGCGAGCCGAGCAGCGCAGAGGCGCCGACCAGGGCGAGCAGGATGAGGGCGAGGGTGGTTTTCATCGAGGGCGATGGCATGCAGGGACTGACCCCAAGCATAGCTGGCAGGTTCCCCCTGTAGGAGCCGGCTTGCCGGCGATAGGGCCGGCAAACCCGGCACAAGGCCGTGCAGGATGGCACCGGCCGGGCCGGTGATGGCCGGCGAGCCGGCTCCTACAGGAGGCACACCGGCCTGGACGCCGCGATAGAGGCGTTTCTGGCTTATGCTAAGCGCACCGCCAAGCAAGGAGCCCCAGCCATGGCCTGGTCCGCCACCCAGTACTCCCTGTTCGAAGACGAACGCACCCGCGCCGTGCGCGACCTGCTGGCCGCCGTGCCTGCGCGCCCGGTGCGCCATGCCACCGACCTGGGCTGCGGCCCGGGCAACTCCACCGAGGTGTTGTTGCAGCGCTGCCCCGACGCCCAGGTGAGCGCGCTGGATAGCGACCCCGACATGATCGACAAGGCCCGCCAGCGGCCGCGCCTTGGCATTCCACGGGTGCGTTGCGAGATCGCCGATATTTCAGCCTGGTCGGCCAGCGAACCCCAGGACCTGATCCTGGCCAACGCCTCGCTGCAGTGGGTGCCCGACCACGGCTCCCTGTACCCGCACCTGGTGCGCCAGCTCAGCGAGGGCGCAAGCCTTGCCGTGCAGACCCCGGACAATCTCGACGAACCGGCGCATCGGCAACTGCGCGAGATCGCCGCCCGTGGGCCATGGGCTGGCAAGTTCGCCGATTTCAGCCTGCCGCCGCGGCACAACGCGGGGTTTTATTACGACCTGCTTAGCCCGCTGTGCGCCCGTGTGGATGTGTGGCGCACCACCTACCACCACCCGTTGCCCGGCGGTGCCGAGGCGGTGGTTGAGTGGTTCAAGGGTTCGGCGCTGCGCCCCTACCTGGCAAGGCTGGACGAACGGGAGAAGCAGGACTTTTTGCAACTGTACCTGCAAGCCATGCAACACGATTACCCGCCGGCCACCGACGGCAAGGTGCTGTTGCCGTTCCCGCGGTTATTCGTGGTGGCGACGCGCTAGGCGCCACAGCACGTAGCCATAGATGCCCAGGTTGAGCAGGGCGACGAAGCTGCCCAGCCACAGCTGGATCTCGGGGGTAAGCCCGGCGGGGTAGATCAGCGGCCAGATGTAGTGTTCGACGAAGCCGCCGTGGTAGCCGTGGTCGCCTGCGGCAAAGCGCAGGCGGTTTTCCCATTGGGTGAGCGGGCATTCCAGGTGCAGGCCTTCGACCGCCAGGCCCCAGGCCAGGGCCGGCAGGTGGACGATCACCGCGCGCCGGCGCCACAGCACCAGCAGGCCGCCGAACAGTACCAGCAGGATGAAACTCAGGTGGAACAGCACCAGGGCATCGGCAGCGAGACGGTAGAACATGGGGGGATTGCTTCGATGGCTTGAGAGGCGCGTATTAGAGCAGATTTACACGATCCCCTGCAGGCGCTGGCTTGCCAGCGATGCAAGCGACGCGGTGCCTGGCACCGGCTGCGCCGGTATTCACGGCTAGGTTTTGTACGAAAAGTGCCTGCGCGACGATCATGCTGCGTTGAAAACAGGCTCGGAATGCTCATTTGCAACCAGCAAACTCCGCTTCCTCGCCTGTTTTCGCCTTGCCTGATCGCCGCTCGGCGACTTTTCGTACAAACCCTAAGGCCCACACAGAGACCGTGGCGCATCAGCCAGACCAGTACCCTGCGCGACAGCGCAGCCTGCAAGGGCTGGGTGATCTCCTGCAGGTTCAGCGCTGGCTTGAAGACCCTGTGATCGGGTTTAGCCGCGCAGCAGGCGACCCCCAACGCATGCTCTGGCGGCTAAGCCCCCAGCGCTCGCTTCAACACCTCGTAAATCCTGGCATCCCCTGACTGTGCCACGTTGAAGCGCAAAAAATCGCCTGCCGTCATCGACTGGCTGAAGGCATTGCCGGGCGCCAGCACCACCCCCTCACTCAAGCAGGCCCTGGCCAGGGCGGCTGCATCCTTGCCCTCAGGCAGTTGGCACCAGGTGTACATGCCGGCCTGGGGTACCCTCCAGGGCTTGATGCCAATGGCCTGAAGCCTGGCGACCGTGCTGTCCATGGCCTCGGCCAGGCGCTGGCGAACGCTCTCCATGTGCTTGCGGTACCCGCCATCGGTAATGGCCTG is part of the Pseudomonas fakonensis genome and harbors:
- a CDS encoding methyl-accepting chemotaxis protein, coding for MPHTTRFYPHYRKADRIMLGLTWLMLVFSLALAFWHDTLIQSLVVGGATCLALSGLYRTIGGTRPMRCCLAVGLMVMAALHINQAEGMIESHFGIFALLAVLTFYRDWLPILVAALTIALHHVIFHMLQHQGYPVFVMAHHGGWGMVMVHAFYVVMETIALLYLAVHARLDAEESQDLLDKMLLTTSQLTRETTNEGAAHVPLAQRFEHFLGQITDLVDGVVRDSQGLGELGQELAKTSSTLEKGARHQLNEIAQVTGCMQQMGDAMGHIAEHVEHAAEHAGQASAQVSRGQDSVNRAQQEITQLASHLQATNDTVEALAGQAQQIGTVLEVISSIAEQTNLLALNAAIEAARAGDQGRGFAVVADEVRNLAKRTAVSTQEIRAIIQALQQGSRQAVEAMHDSRQGVERCVEDSQLAAAMLLAVSRDIAQIDTLNGQIVTTTREQSAVSQEIVERLQSVQGIASGTAQDMETLASSSRRLPPIASRLDALGKTFHP
- a CDS encoding PLP-dependent aminotransferase family protein, which gives rise to MLQLHPDSPTPLVNQIIDGLRELIDNQTLKPGAKVPSIRAFASTYSVSTFTVVEAYDRLVAQGLLVSKGNAGFFVNRAANELLDSQNVEADTSRPTFNSEWYLQQIFETRQLPYKPGCGWLPNDWMYEEGLRRGMRQVAGSPLELSGYGDPMGLPELRALTAQNLTQELSIVANPAQLMLTHGASQALDLAVRTLVRPGDVVLVDDPGYPNLMSILRTQGATLVGVPRTPAGYDLDQLERLLAHHRPTAFFTQPHLHSPTCSRTPLAQLHRLLQLASQHGFRLVENNLYADMIADPLPCLASLDHLQQVVYVGSYSKSISPNVRVGYLLANPELTQKLLHLKMRSGLTTSQVMERVVYAAIIDGRWRKHLKRLRQRLADAHQEVGRHLHRLGFELFIESDEGMYIWTRHPAIPDSTALLDDALEKGIMLGPGQLFMVDAKATGWMRFNVAFSTDPAMWELLEKVMVKHVRRGGL
- a CDS encoding amino acid permease, whose product is MDATSTSTAKGEHESKLSASLKSRHLTMMSIAGVIGGALFVGSGSVIHSAGPAAVLAYLAGGILVVLIMRMLGEMATSSPDTGSFSTYADRAIGRWAGFTIGWLYWWYWVILMAWEAYVAGKILHGFFPDVSVNVFVLATTMVLITVNFFNVKHYGEFEFWFALIKVVAIVCFLIVCTAAVMNIWQFGEVRGITHLTAEGFMPNGITTVIGALLGVMFAFLGAEIVTIAASEAKDPATQIVKATNSVVWRVCLFYVGSIFLIVCLVPWNDPQLGVSGYGAYRRTLELLGVPHAELLMNFVVLTSVSSCLISGHYTASRMLFSLAQRGDAPSFFKITRAGTGVPVYAIIGSCAVAVVCALINFSETLRPKDVLETLMNTTGMIALLVYLVIAFSQLRMRRKLIAEGKEVRLKMWLFPWLTYLVIAFIVAALVTMAFMPDYQILVISTGIAAAVVVAMGVVHQVRSAKQQH
- a CDS encoding FecR family protein; amino-acid sequence: MKTTLALILLALVGASALLGSPWMRQRFELADLSTDSQQQISRHLEDGSLLVLRPDTAVDIEYSPQQRRLTVLTGGIYLEVAASDPRPLLLVTDHGTLAIHTAQLTLDRLPEQTQVSVQAGSAVLQSGSRQIHLGAADALSFDASGPVHPSP
- the tam gene encoding trans-aconitate 2-methyltransferase, which gives rise to MAWSATQYSLFEDERTRAVRDLLAAVPARPVRHATDLGCGPGNSTEVLLQRCPDAQVSALDSDPDMIDKARQRPRLGIPRVRCEIADISAWSASEPQDLILANASLQWVPDHGSLYPHLVRQLSEGASLAVQTPDNLDEPAHRQLREIAARGPWAGKFADFSLPPRHNAGFYYDLLSPLCARVDVWRTTYHHPLPGGAEAVVEWFKGSALRPYLARLDEREKQDFLQLYLQAMQHDYPPATDGKVLLPFPRLFVVATR
- a CDS encoding DUF2784 domain-containing protein — translated: MFYRLAADALVLFHLSFILLVLFGGLLVLWRRRAVIVHLPALAWGLAVEGLHLECPLTQWENRLRFAAGDHGYHGGFVEHYIWPLIYPAGLTPEIQLWLGSFVALLNLGIYGYVLWRLARRHHE